Proteins from a genomic interval of Piscinibacter sp. HJYY11:
- a CDS encoding TolC family outer membrane protein: MSPAFTRLALAAALALGALPAAHAQSLQELYDTARGYDATYLAARALADSAQYKADQAHALRRPNVGAELSYARTTSDSPQGVNNSRGPNTALRATQSLFNRANDATIEQADLSVTSAKADLQLAEQDLIVRLAQAYFDVLTAQDALTTAQASKKAISEQLASAKRNFEVGTATITDTREAQARFDLSTAQEIAAENDLLTKRIALDQLVGRTGVQPKPLAAPVALPPVVPADVNEWVTKAEDAPQVRKQRIAYEQSQLETSKARAGHLPTVALEGGYSKGRTDSNGNQGGINFDRSGPTSGSNVALKVTVPLFAGFSVQNRVRETLLLEEQARNGLEASRRSVAQATRQSFFGVQSLTAQAKALEAAESSSQVALEATQLGYRVGVRVNLDVLNAQTQLFSTRRDLAKARYDVLVNSLRLRQAAGQLSPADVAAVNSLLAK; encoded by the coding sequence ATGTCCCCTGCTTTCACGCGCCTCGCCCTTGCGGCAGCGCTTGCCCTCGGCGCCCTGCCTGCCGCCCATGCCCAGTCGCTGCAGGAGCTCTACGACACCGCGCGCGGGTACGACGCGACCTATCTCGCGGCACGGGCGCTCGCGGATTCGGCCCAGTACAAGGCCGACCAGGCGCACGCGCTGCGCCGGCCCAACGTAGGTGCGGAGCTGTCGTACGCACGCACGACAAGCGACTCGCCGCAGGGCGTCAACAACTCGCGGGGCCCGAACACGGCGCTGCGGGCGACGCAGAGCCTCTTCAATCGCGCCAACGACGCGACCATTGAGCAAGCCGACCTGAGCGTGACGTCGGCAAAGGCGGACTTGCAGCTTGCGGAGCAGGACCTGATCGTGCGTCTGGCACAGGCCTACTTCGATGTACTGACGGCCCAGGACGCGCTGACCACCGCGCAGGCCAGCAAGAAGGCCATCTCGGAGCAGCTGGCCTCGGCGAAACGCAACTTCGAGGTCGGGACCGCCACGATCACCGACACGCGTGAAGCCCAGGCACGCTTCGACCTCTCGACCGCGCAGGAGATCGCCGCTGAGAACGACCTGCTCACCAAGCGCATCGCGCTCGACCAGTTGGTTGGTCGCACCGGCGTCCAGCCGAAGCCGCTGGCCGCCCCGGTCGCCTTGCCTCCGGTGGTGCCTGCCGATGTGAACGAGTGGGTCACAAAAGCGGAAGATGCGCCCCAAGTGCGCAAGCAACGCATTGCCTACGAGCAGTCGCAACTCGAGACGAGCAAGGCCCGAGCCGGCCACCTGCCCACCGTGGCCCTGGAAGGCGGCTACAGCAAGGGCCGCACCGACAGCAACGGCAATCAGGGCGGCATCAACTTCGATCGTTCGGGCCCGACCTCCGGCTCCAACGTCGCCCTGAAGGTGACGGTGCCTCTCTTCGCGGGCTTCTCCGTGCAAAACCGCGTCAGGGAAACGCTGCTGCTCGAAGAACAGGCACGCAACGGCCTCGAAGCCTCGCGACGCAGCGTCGCCCAGGCCACACGGCAATCCTTCTTCGGCGTGCAGTCGCTGACCGCGCAAGCCAAGGCCCTTGAAGCTGCCGAATCCTCCAGCCAGGTGGCGCTCGAAGCAACGCAACTCGGATACCGGGTCGGCGTTCGAGTGAACCTCGACGTGCTGAATGCGCAGACGCAACTCTTCTCGACCCGGCGTGACCTGGCCAAGGCCCGCTACGACGTCCTCGTCAACAGCCTCCGCCTGCGCCAGGCAGCGGGCCAGCTGAGCCCGGCTGACGTGGCCGCCGTCAACAGCCTGCTCGCGAAGTAA
- a CDS encoding 3-deoxy-D-manno-octulosonic acid transferase: MFARHLYSNLLRLLKPAYVLRLWWRGRAEPLYRHAIGERLGDYQGAAQAGALWVHAVSLGETRAAAALVDALRARHPQLRLLLTHSTATGREAGKALLREGDVQAWLPYDTPGVVQRFFRQFKPVAGVLMETEIWPNLLHAAQAAGVPMVLANARLSAKSHRQGQRLSSVMYPAAATLRIALAQTEDDAVRLRESGVREVVVCGNLKFDMTPDPSLVARGRAWAGRLGRPVVMAAASREGEEAMLLAAWTTLPAVRRPLLLIVPRHPQRFDEVAGLVTAQGLSLARRSSWQEEPGDSAWQADVWLGDSMGEMPLYYGMSNVALLGGSFAQLGGQNLIEAAACGCPVVMGPHTFNFAEAAALSIAAGAALRVADMPEGVARAVALSGAEERAQYAERAVAFAGQHRGAAGRMADRISPLLALR; encoded by the coding sequence ATGTTCGCGCGGCACCTCTACTCCAACCTGCTGCGCCTGCTCAAGCCGGCCTATGTGTTGCGCCTGTGGTGGCGCGGCCGCGCCGAGCCGCTGTATCGCCACGCGATCGGCGAGCGGCTGGGTGACTACCAGGGTGCTGCGCAAGCCGGTGCGTTGTGGGTGCATGCGGTGTCGCTCGGCGAGACACGCGCGGCGGCGGCCCTGGTCGATGCGCTGCGCGCGCGCCACCCGCAGCTTCGGCTCCTGCTCACCCACAGCACCGCCACGGGCCGCGAGGCCGGCAAGGCGCTGCTGCGCGAAGGCGACGTGCAGGCCTGGCTGCCGTACGACACGCCGGGCGTCGTGCAGCGCTTCTTCCGGCAGTTCAAGCCTGTCGCGGGCGTGCTGATGGAAACCGAGATCTGGCCCAACCTGCTGCATGCCGCACAGGCCGCCGGCGTGCCGATGGTGCTGGCCAACGCGCGCCTGAGCGCCAAGAGCCACCGCCAGGGCCAGCGCCTCTCGTCGGTGATGTACCCGGCCGCTGCCACGCTGCGCATCGCGCTTGCGCAGACCGAAGACGACGCCGTGCGCCTGCGCGAGTCGGGCGTGCGCGAGGTGGTGGTGTGCGGCAACCTCAAGTTCGACATGACACCCGACCCGTCGCTCGTCGCACGCGGGCGGGCCTGGGCCGGGCGGCTCGGCCGGCCGGTGGTGATGGCGGCGGCCTCGCGCGAGGGCGAAGAGGCGATGCTCCTCGCGGCATGGACCACGTTGCCCGCGGTGCGGCGGCCCTTGCTGCTGATCGTGCCGCGCCACCCGCAGCGTTTCGACGAGGTGGCCGGGCTCGTCACCGCGCAGGGGCTGTCGCTCGCGCGGCGCAGCAGTTGGCAGGAAGAACCCGGCGACTCGGCGTGGCAGGCCGACGTGTGGCTCGGCGACAGCATGGGCGAGATGCCGCTCTACTACGGGATGAGCAACGTGGCCCTGCTCGGCGGCAGCTTCGCGCAGCTCGGGGGGCAGAACCTGATCGAGGCCGCAGCATGCGGCTGCCCGGTGGTGATGGGCCCGCACACCTTCAATTTCGCCGAGGCAGCAGCGCTGTCGATTGCGGCGGGCGCCGCGCTGCGCGTGGCCGACATGCCCGAAGGCGTGGCGCGCGCGGTGGCGCTGTCGGGCGCCGAAGAGCGTGCGCAGTACGCCGAGCGTGCGGTGGCCTTCGCCGGCCAGCACCGTGGGGCGGCCGGGCGCATGGCCGACCGCATCTCGCCGCTGCTCGCGCTCCGCTGA
- the waaC gene encoding lipopolysaccharide heptosyltransferase I, which translates to MRVLIVKLSSLGDVVHAMPVVHDIRGVYSGARIDWVVEPAFAPLVRRVQGIGDVIECAQRRWRKRWWTGTVRAEWREFKRKLTAERYDAVIDLQGLTKSAIVARMAPGPSFGLANKTEGSGYEWPVRWLIDQAIEITPRIHALDRSRELAARALNYQVSGSPYFGLLAQGAALPMPTVVFVHGTSRDDKLWPEASWIELGQRMAASGFSVALPHAGEVERARAERIAQAIGVHASVWPQMSLDALVDRLGAAQGVIGVDSGLSHIAVALNLPHVQLYNFPTAWRTGPLAAHGHHHQVALERDPTPEVDLVWATWQVVRRAKHG; encoded by the coding sequence TTGCGTGTCCTGATCGTCAAGCTGTCGTCGCTGGGGGACGTGGTGCACGCCATGCCGGTGGTGCACGACATCCGCGGCGTCTACAGCGGGGCGCGCATCGATTGGGTGGTCGAGCCGGCCTTCGCGCCGCTCGTGCGCCGCGTGCAGGGCATCGGCGACGTGATCGAGTGCGCCCAGCGCCGCTGGCGCAAACGCTGGTGGACGGGCACCGTGCGCGCCGAGTGGCGCGAGTTCAAGCGCAAGCTCACCGCCGAGCGGTATGACGCGGTGATCGACCTGCAAGGCCTCACCAAGTCGGCCATCGTTGCCCGCATGGCGCCGGGCCCGAGCTTCGGCCTGGCCAACAAGACCGAAGGCTCGGGCTACGAGTGGCCGGTGCGCTGGCTGATCGACCAGGCCATCGAGATCACGCCGCGCATCCATGCGCTCGACCGCTCGCGCGAGCTGGCGGCGCGCGCACTCAACTACCAGGTGAGCGGCTCGCCGTACTTCGGCCTGCTCGCGCAAGGCGCGGCGCTGCCCATGCCGACGGTGGTCTTCGTGCACGGCACCTCGCGCGACGACAAGCTCTGGCCCGAGGCCTCGTGGATCGAGCTCGGCCAGCGCATGGCGGCTTCCGGCTTCTCGGTGGCCCTGCCGCATGCGGGCGAGGTCGAGCGCGCGCGTGCCGAGCGCATCGCCCAGGCGATCGGCGTGCACGCGAGCGTGTGGCCGCAGATGTCGCTCGATGCGCTGGTCGACCGGCTCGGCGCCGCGCAAGGCGTGATCGGCGTGGACAGCGGCCTGAGCCACATCGCCGTGGCGCTCAACCTGCCGCATGTGCAGCTCTACAACTTCCCGACCGCATGGCGCACCGGGCCGCTCGCGGCCCACGGCCATCACCACCAGGTGGCGCTCGAGCGCGACCCGACGCCTGAAGTTGACCTCGTCTGGGCGACCTGGCAGGTGGTGCGCCGGGCCAAGCACGGGTGA
- a CDS encoding phosphomannomutase/phosphoglucomutase, translating to MQVTASNFKAYDIRGIVGKTIDESFAEHLGKAFGSAAVAAGEKAVAVGRDGRLSGPGLVAALIRGLTSTGLDVVDLGAVTTPMLYYVAATRGQHGCNSGIQVTGSHNPKDYNGFKMVLAGRAIYGDEIQALRTRIEKEDYVEGQGRSARMDIVPEYQHRITSDCKLKRKMKIVVDSGNGIPGASAPGILRALGCEVTELYSEVDGDFPNHHPDPSKPENLADLIHAVKTSDAEIGLAFDGDGDRLGVVTKDGNIIYPDRQLMLFAIDVLERNPGATIIYDVKCTQRLAPVIREHGGKPLMWKTGHSLVKAKLKETKAPLAGEMSGHIFFSERWYGFDDATYTAARLLEILSKSKNPSDVLNGLPTSFNTPELNVPCAEGEPRQVVEKLLKNADFPGAEVVTIDGLRVDYDDGFGLIRSSNTTPVLVLRFEGHTQEALHRIEDKMMAALKAAKPDAQVAAAAH from the coding sequence ATGCAAGTCACCGCGTCGAACTTCAAGGCCTATGACATCCGCGGCATCGTCGGCAAGACGATCGACGAAAGTTTTGCGGAGCACCTCGGCAAGGCCTTCGGCAGCGCGGCGGTGGCAGCAGGCGAGAAGGCCGTGGCAGTTGGGCGCGATGGCCGCCTCTCGGGCCCGGGCCTCGTGGCCGCATTGATCCGCGGCCTCACCTCCACCGGCCTCGACGTCGTGGACCTCGGCGCGGTGACGACCCCGATGCTCTATTACGTGGCGGCCACACGCGGCCAGCACGGCTGCAACTCCGGCATCCAGGTGACCGGCAGCCACAACCCGAAGGACTACAACGGCTTCAAGATGGTGCTGGCCGGTCGTGCGATCTACGGTGACGAGATCCAGGCCCTGCGCACGCGCATCGAGAAGGAAGACTATGTGGAGGGCCAGGGCCGATCGGCCAGGATGGACATCGTCCCCGAGTACCAGCACCGCATCACGAGCGACTGCAAGCTCAAGCGCAAGATGAAGATCGTGGTCGACAGCGGCAACGGCATCCCCGGGGCGTCTGCCCCCGGCATCCTGCGCGCGCTGGGCTGCGAGGTGACCGAACTCTACTCCGAGGTCGATGGCGACTTCCCCAACCACCACCCCGACCCGAGCAAGCCGGAGAACCTGGCCGACCTGATCCACGCCGTGAAGACGAGCGATGCCGAGATCGGCCTCGCGTTCGACGGCGACGGCGACCGCCTGGGCGTCGTCACGAAGGACGGCAACATCATCTACCCCGATCGCCAGTTGATGCTGTTTGCGATCGACGTGCTCGAGCGCAACCCCGGCGCCACCATCATCTACGACGTGAAGTGCACGCAGCGGCTCGCGCCGGTGATCCGCGAGCACGGCGGCAAGCCGCTGATGTGGAAGACCGGCCACTCGCTGGTGAAGGCCAAGCTCAAGGAGACCAAGGCGCCGCTCGCCGGCGAGATGAGCGGGCACATCTTCTTCTCGGAGCGCTGGTACGGCTTCGACGACGCCACCTACACCGCGGCGCGCCTGCTGGAGATCCTGTCCAAGAGCAAGAACCCGAGCGACGTGCTCAATGGCCTGCCGACGAGCTTCAACACGCCCGAGCTCAACGTGCCCTGCGCCGAAGGCGAGCCCAGGCAGGTGGTGGAGAAGCTGCTGAAGAACGCTGACTTCCCCGGCGCCGAGGTGGTGACCATCGACGGCCTGCGCGTCGACTACGACGATGGCTTCGGCCTCATCCGCTCGTCCAACACCACCCCGGTGCTGGTGCTGCGCTTCGAAGGCCACACCCAGGAGGCGCTGCATCGCATCGAAGACAAGATGATGGCGGCGCTCAAGGCCGCCAAGCCCGACGCCCAGGTCGCGGCCGCGGCCCACTAA
- a CDS encoding nucleoside deaminase, which translates to MTDTRIHSSGAPTPAQVLRHLRRANEVAQRALQLGHHPFGALLVGPDHDTVLIEQGNIDTVNHAESTLARIAATNFTPEYLWGCTLYTSVEPCCMCAGTAYWANIGRIVFGITEEALLGATGNHGENPTMNLPCRQVLAAGQKDIEVIGPVAEIADETLAVHRAFWASR; encoded by the coding sequence ATGACCGACACACGCATCCATTCTTCCGGCGCTCCGACGCCTGCACAGGTCCTGCGCCACCTGCGCCGTGCCAACGAGGTGGCGCAACGCGCGCTGCAACTGGGCCACCACCCCTTCGGTGCCCTGCTGGTCGGGCCCGACCACGACACCGTGCTCATCGAGCAAGGCAACATCGACACGGTGAACCACGCCGAGTCGACGCTCGCGCGCATCGCCGCCACCAACTTCACGCCCGAGTACCTGTGGGGCTGCACGCTCTACACCTCGGTCGAGCCGTGCTGCATGTGTGCCGGCACGGCCTACTGGGCCAACATCGGGCGTATCGTCTTCGGCATCACAGAAGAAGCGCTGCTCGGCGCCACCGGCAACCACGGCGAGAACCCGACGATGAACCTGCCGTGCCGGCAGGTGCTGGCCGCGGGGCAGAAAGACATCGAGGTGATCGGGCCGGTCGCGGAGATCGCCGACGAAACGCTGGCCGTGCACCGGGCGTTCTGGGCGAGCCGCTGA
- a CDS encoding DNA-3-methyladenine glycosylase 2 family protein — MTLDHDASYQVFKARDARFDGRLFVGVTSTGIYCRPVCRVRTPRKENCRFFSTPAQAEAEAFRPCMKCRPEMAPGPGLAWTVMDASRTLARQAAQWLDARLGEEDALSMSALADHLGVSDRHLRRIFAAEHGVTPLQYLQTRRLLLAKQLLTDTRLPVAQVALASGFRSLRRFNAAFADSYRMSPSRLRHDADEQEALPADQALSVSLGHRSPYDTAAMLRFLSLRAIPNVEHVDGLCVRRSLRAGALAPSGGWLQAEFVLETDTRAPHVRLQFAPSLAPHSARVVAGVRRWLDLDASPATIDEALADLPGGPGLRLPGCVDSFEMVVRAVLGQQVTVAAARTLARRFADRFGEPIATPWPEVTHTFPSPETIASAQVEQIAELGIIRARAGAILALAQAWPEAARHLHEKREPAALIEMLKQLPGIGPWTAHYIAMRALSWPDAFPPNDVAVLNAMKPLFGTTAQRDADAIAERWRPWRSYAVLRLWNSLA, encoded by the coding sequence ATGACGCTCGACCACGACGCTTCCTACCAGGTCTTCAAGGCCCGCGATGCCCGCTTCGACGGCCGGCTCTTCGTCGGCGTGACGTCGACCGGGATCTACTGCCGCCCGGTGTGCCGCGTGCGCACGCCACGCAAGGAGAACTGCCGCTTCTTCTCGACCCCGGCGCAGGCGGAGGCCGAAGCCTTCCGCCCCTGCATGAAGTGCCGCCCCGAGATGGCGCCCGGCCCGGGCCTCGCCTGGACGGTGATGGACGCGTCGCGCACCCTCGCCCGCCAGGCCGCGCAGTGGCTCGACGCGCGACTTGGCGAAGAAGACGCCCTGTCGATGTCGGCCCTGGCCGACCACCTCGGCGTGAGCGACCGCCACCTGCGCCGCATCTTCGCCGCCGAGCATGGCGTGACGCCGCTGCAATACCTGCAGACGCGCCGCCTGTTGCTCGCCAAGCAGCTCCTGACCGACACCCGCCTGCCGGTCGCGCAGGTCGCGCTCGCGAGCGGCTTTCGCAGCCTGCGCCGCTTCAATGCCGCCTTTGCCGACAGCTACCGCATGAGCCCGAGCCGCCTGCGGCACGACGCCGACGAGCAGGAGGCCCTGCCGGCCGACCAGGCCCTGAGCGTGAGCCTCGGCCACCGCTCGCCCTACGACACGGCCGCGATGCTGCGCTTCCTGTCGCTGCGCGCCATTCCCAACGTCGAGCATGTCGACGGCCTGTGCGTGCGGCGCAGCCTGCGTGCCGGTGCGCTCGCGCCCAGCGGCGGCTGGCTGCAGGCCGAGTTCGTGCTCGAGACCGACACCCGCGCGCCCCACGTGCGCCTGCAGTTCGCCCCGTCGCTTGCACCGCACAGCGCCCGCGTGGTGGCGGGCGTACGCCGCTGGCTCGACCTCGATGCCTCGCCCGCCACCATCGACGAAGCGCTCGCCGACCTCCCCGGCGGCCCGGGCCTGCGCTTGCCGGGCTGCGTCGACAGCTTCGAGATGGTGGTGCGCGCCGTGCTCGGCCAGCAGGTGACGGTGGCCGCGGCGCGCACGCTCGCCCGTCGCTTCGCCGACCGGTTCGGCGAGCCCATCGCCACGCCGTGGCCCGAGGTCACGCACACCTTCCCTTCGCCCGAGACCATCGCGTCGGCCCAGGTGGAGCAGATCGCCGAGCTCGGCATCATCCGCGCGCGGGCCGGCGCCATCCTCGCGCTGGCGCAGGCCTGGCCCGAGGCTGCGCGCCACCTGCATGAGAAGCGCGAGCCCGCCGCGCTGATCGAGATGCTGAAGCAGTTGCCCGGCATCGGCCCCTGGACGGCGCACTACATCGCCATGCGCGCCCTCTCGTGGCCCGATGCCTTCCCTCCCAACGACGTGGCCGTGCTCAACGCAATGAAGCCCCTCTTCGGCACCACCGCCCAACGCGACGCCGACGCCATTGCAGAACGCTGGCGGCCCTGGCGCTCCTACGCCGTGCTGCGCCTGTGGAATTCATTGGCCTGA
- a CDS encoding methylated-DNA--[protein]-cysteine S-methyltransferase: MPMPRNITAHAVYDTPLGKVLIARTEAGLAGLWFESQKWHPEPFSAPERPDDPLLREAATQITDYFAGRRTRFELPLDLHGSPFQRSVWQALRDIECGATKSYADIARGIGSPLAVRAVGAAIGRNPISVIVPCHRVLGSSGELTGYAGGLERKRALLALENTRHAPPQGT; the protein is encoded by the coding sequence ATGCCCATGCCTCGAAACATCACCGCCCACGCGGTGTACGACACCCCGCTCGGCAAGGTGCTCATCGCCCGCACCGAGGCGGGCCTCGCCGGCCTCTGGTTCGAATCGCAGAAATGGCACCCCGAGCCATTCAGCGCCCCCGAGCGCCCAGACGACCCGCTGCTGCGCGAAGCGGCGACACAGATCACCGACTACTTCGCCGGCCGGCGCACCCGGTTCGAGCTGCCGCTCGACCTGCACGGCAGCCCCTTCCAGCGCAGCGTGTGGCAGGCGCTGCGTGACATCGAGTGCGGCGCCACGAAGAGCTATGCCGACATCGCGCGCGGCATCGGCTCGCCCCTGGCCGTGCGCGCCGTGGGTGCCGCCATCGGCCGCAACCCGATCAGCGTGATCGTGCCCTGCCACCGCGTGCTGGGCAGCAGCGGCGAGCTGACCGGCTACGCTGGCGGGCTCGAGCGCAAGCGCGCATTGCTCGCCCTGGAAAACACACGACACGCTCCCCCACAAGGCACCTGA
- a CDS encoding DMT family transporter: MKKTDLLDLISLAALWGASFLFMRLGAADFGPAALAFVRVAAASALLLPLLAYRAQMPALRQHWRTILIVGLTNSALPFLCFNYAALTINAGLSAVFNATTPLFGAVFAWLWLKDRLDASRIAGLLIGFGGVLWLVWDRAGLRPAAGDSTGVALAVLACLAATVLYGFSASFTKRYLTGVPPMAVAAGSQAGAALFLAVPALIWWPAQMPGAAAWGYALVLAVACTALAYLLFFRLIANVGPANAISVTFLIPVFAVVWGGIFLGEKIDLAMALGCAVILLGTSLVTGVLKLPKPAAKAA; encoded by the coding sequence ATGAAGAAGACCGACCTGCTGGACCTGATCTCCCTCGCCGCGCTCTGGGGCGCCTCGTTCCTCTTCATGCGCCTGGGCGCGGCCGACTTCGGCCCGGCCGCCCTGGCCTTCGTGCGCGTGGCCGCGGCCAGCGCGCTGCTGCTGCCGCTGCTGGCCTACCGCGCGCAGATGCCGGCGCTGCGCCAGCACTGGCGCACGATCCTGATCGTGGGCCTCACCAACTCGGCCCTGCCCTTCCTGTGCTTCAACTACGCCGCGCTCACCATCAACGCCGGCCTGTCGGCGGTGTTCAACGCGACCACGCCGCTCTTCGGCGCCGTCTTCGCGTGGCTGTGGCTGAAGGATCGGCTCGACGCATCGCGCATCGCGGGCCTGCTGATCGGCTTCGGCGGCGTGCTCTGGCTCGTGTGGGACCGCGCAGGCCTCAGGCCCGCCGCAGGCGACAGCACCGGCGTGGCCCTCGCCGTGCTGGCCTGCCTGGCCGCCACCGTGCTCTACGGCTTCTCCGCCAGCTTCACCAAGCGCTACCTGACCGGCGTGCCGCCGATGGCGGTGGCTGCCGGCAGCCAGGCGGGCGCGGCGCTCTTCCTCGCCGTGCCGGCGCTCATCTGGTGGCCGGCGCAGATGCCGGGCGCCGCGGCGTGGGGTTACGCGCTGGTGCTCGCCGTGGCCTGCACCGCGCTCGCCTACCTGCTCTTCTTCCGTCTCATCGCCAACGTGGGCCCGGCCAACGCGATCTCGGTCACCTTCCTGATCCCGGTGTTCGCGGTCGTCTGGGGCGGCATCTTCCTCGGCGAGAAGATCGACCTGGCCATGGCGCTCGGCTGCGCCGTGATCCTGCTCGGCACCAGTTTGGTGACCGGCGTGCTGAAGCTGCCCAAACCGGCCGCCAAGGCGGCCTGA
- a CDS encoding methyl-accepting chemotaxis protein: protein MNKLSIKARLIALVSVLLVLLLISAGSTIYRLSESNKQLGSVYNDRVVPLKQLKEVADGYFIGMVDTAHKTRDGLMKPADGLKALADARISIDRNWKAYIDTELVDEEKKLIAVTEPAMKVADAAAKRVEEFLTKNDIEGLRAFTAKEMYPAVDPVGDDLNKLIAVQLTVAEQEYKKAQAEYEGVFWRNIMVSVLAVLLAGGFAWALIRRISQGIGEAVRVAQTVASGDLGSRIEVKTQDETGQLLAALKHMNESLVGVVTQVRNSADSIATGSAQIAVGNADLSQRTEEQASNLQQTAASMEEITSTVQQSADTARQATQLASSASAVAAQGGVVVGQVITTMDAITASSRKIADIISVIDGIAFQTNILALNAAVEAARAGEQGRGFAVVAGEVRTLAQRSAQAAKEIKSLIGESVEKVENGARLVTEAGQTMDDIVTQVKRVTDLIGEISSASLEQSAGIGQIGDAVQQLDQVTQQNAALVEESAAAAESLKHQAATLAQTVAVFKLS, encoded by the coding sequence ATGAACAAACTCAGCATCAAGGCGCGGCTGATCGCACTGGTCAGCGTGCTGCTGGTCCTGTTGCTCATCTCGGCCGGCTCCACCATCTACCGCCTAAGCGAAAGCAACAAGCAGCTGGGCAGCGTCTACAACGACCGTGTGGTGCCGCTCAAGCAGCTCAAGGAGGTGGCCGACGGCTACTTCATCGGCATGGTCGACACCGCCCACAAGACGCGCGACGGCCTGATGAAGCCCGCCGACGGCCTGAAGGCCCTGGCCGACGCCCGCATCAGCATCGACCGGAACTGGAAGGCCTACATCGACACCGAGCTCGTCGACGAAGAGAAGAAGCTCATCGCCGTCACCGAGCCCGCGATGAAGGTGGCCGACGCCGCCGCCAAGCGGGTCGAGGAGTTCCTCACCAAGAACGACATCGAAGGCCTGCGCGCGTTCACCGCCAAGGAGATGTACCCCGCGGTCGACCCGGTCGGCGACGACCTCAACAAGCTGATCGCGGTGCAGCTCACGGTGGCGGAGCAGGAATACAAGAAGGCCCAGGCCGAGTATGAAGGCGTGTTCTGGCGCAACATCATGGTGAGCGTCCTGGCCGTGCTGCTGGCCGGCGGCTTCGCCTGGGCGCTGATCCGCCGCATCTCGCAAGGCATCGGCGAAGCGGTGCGCGTGGCGCAGACGGTTGCCTCCGGCGACCTCGGCTCGCGCATCGAGGTGAAGACACAGGACGAGACCGGCCAGCTGCTGGCCGCGCTCAAACACATGAACGAGAGCCTGGTCGGCGTGGTGACCCAGGTGCGTAACAGCGCCGATTCCATTGCCACCGGCTCGGCGCAGATCGCGGTGGGCAATGCCGACCTCAGCCAGCGCACCGAAGAACAGGCGAGCAACCTGCAGCAGACGGCCGCGTCGATGGAAGAGATCACCTCCACCGTGCAGCAGAGCGCCGACACCGCGCGCCAGGCGACCCAGCTCGCGAGCAGCGCCTCGGCCGTGGCCGCGCAGGGCGGCGTGGTGGTCGGCCAGGTCATCACCACGATGGACGCCATCACCGCCAGCTCGCGCAAGATCGCCGACATCATCAGCGTGATCGACGGCATAGCCTTCCAGACCAACATCCTCGCGCTGAACGCGGCCGTGGAAGCCGCCCGCGCCGGCGAGCAGGGCCGCGGCTTCGCGGTGGTGGCCGGCGAGGTGCGCACGCTGGCCCAGCGCAGCGCGCAGGCCGCCAAGGAGATCAAGAGCCTGATCGGCGAGAGCGTCGAGAAGGTGGAGAACGGCGCGCGCCTCGTCACCGAGGCCGGCCAGACGATGGACGACATCGTGACCCAGGTGAAGCGCGTCACCGACCTCATCGGCGAGATCAGCAGCGCAAGCCTGGAGCAGAGTGCCGGCATCGGCCAGATCGGCGACGCGGTGCAGCAGCTCGACCAGGTGACGCAGCAGAACGCCGCGCTGGTGGAAGAAAGCGCCGCTGCCGCCGAAAGCCTGAAGCACCAGGCCGCGACGCTCGCTCAGACGGTCGCCGTCTTCAAGCTCAGCTGA